One Synechococcus sp. CC9605 genomic window carries:
- the mnmH gene encoding tRNA 2-selenouridine(34) synthase MnmH, which translates to MSGMGETGSIEIQQLRELKGPLVDVRSPGEFAKGHWPGAINVPLFDDKERAAVGTAYKQQGRTPAIHLGLELTGPKLSSLARQLESLRDQGDPRIYCWRGGMRSASVAWLAQQIDLKPRLLQGGYKSYRRWAQGRFEQIWPLRVMGGRTGTGKTDLLLAMAARGAAVVDLEGLANHRGSSFGGLGLPDQPSTEHYENQLAEALDQHQRRGATAIWLEAESIQVGRCRIPKPLFDQMQEAPVLEIQRELTERVNQLVQVYGHQGGAALAEATERISRRLGPQRTKEALEAIAREDWDSACRATLDYYDRCYDHELARSPRRNAIDLSGLSPDQAAETLIDRGFVEIPD; encoded by the coding sequence ATGTCAGGCATGGGCGAAACAGGTTCAATCGAGATTCAGCAGCTTCGCGAGCTGAAAGGTCCGCTTGTGGACGTTCGCAGCCCCGGTGAATTCGCGAAAGGCCACTGGCCTGGGGCCATCAACGTGCCTCTTTTCGACGATAAGGAACGTGCCGCAGTGGGCACCGCCTACAAGCAGCAGGGGCGCACGCCAGCGATTCACCTTGGGCTTGAACTCACCGGCCCCAAGCTGAGCAGCCTGGCCCGTCAACTGGAAAGCCTTCGCGACCAGGGGGATCCACGGATCTACTGCTGGCGGGGCGGAATGCGTTCGGCCAGCGTGGCCTGGCTGGCCCAGCAGATCGATCTCAAGCCCAGGCTCCTTCAGGGGGGCTACAAGAGCTATCGGCGCTGGGCTCAGGGCCGATTTGAGCAGATCTGGCCCCTTCGCGTGATGGGAGGCCGCACGGGCACAGGGAAGACCGATCTGCTGTTGGCCATGGCAGCGCGCGGTGCAGCCGTGGTGGATCTGGAAGGGCTGGCCAACCACCGCGGCAGCAGTTTCGGCGGTCTGGGGCTGCCGGATCAACCCAGCACCGAGCACTACGAGAACCAATTGGCTGAGGCTTTGGATCAACACCAACGCCGTGGGGCCACAGCCATCTGGTTGGAGGCGGAAAGCATCCAGGTGGGCCGCTGCCGCATTCCCAAGCCCCTGTTTGATCAGATGCAAGAGGCGCCTGTATTGGAGATTCAGCGCGAGCTGACAGAACGGGTGAACCAATTGGTGCAGGTGTACGGCCATCAGGGGGGAGCCGCTCTGGCTGAGGCAACCGAACGGATCAGTCGACGCCTGGGCCCCCAGCGCACCAAGGAAGCCCTCGAAGCCATTGCCAGGGAAGACTGGGACAGCGCCTGCCGCGCCACGCTCGATTACTACGACCGCTGTTACGACCATGAACTGGCGCGATCGCCCAGACG
- a CDS encoding ATP-binding protein has product MPSKRFRWAEFTLPSTLQLAPLLELLTEPVGCVLTSQRIELGLHEALVNAVRHGNAENPAKKLRVRRILTPNWMVWQVQDEGCGLPQQSRTATLPPALDAPSGRGLFLIHQCFDDVRWSRRGNRLQLACRRPVSDADSPDPSVLL; this is encoded by the coding sequence GTGCCGTCCAAGAGGTTTCGCTGGGCTGAGTTCACCTTGCCGTCGACCCTGCAGCTCGCTCCTCTGTTGGAGCTGCTTACCGAGCCCGTCGGTTGTGTGCTCACCAGTCAGCGGATTGAGCTGGGATTGCATGAAGCCCTGGTCAATGCCGTTCGCCATGGCAACGCCGAGAACCCTGCTAAGAAGCTCCGTGTTCGCCGCATCCTCACGCCCAATTGGATGGTCTGGCAGGTTCAGGATGAGGGTTGCGGCCTTCCACAACAGTCCCGCACAGCAACCCTGCCGCCGGCCCTCGATGCTCCCAGCGGCCGTGGGTTGTTTCTGATCCATCAATGTTTTGATGATGTGCGCTGGAGCCGCCGGGGGAATCGCCTGCAGCTGGCCTGCCGCCGGCCCGTCAGTGACGCGGACAGCCCGGATCCTTCAGTTCTCCTCTAA
- a CDS encoding YcjF family protein, whose product MKRQTRLVIGLAVAFMALVLIGVAVQTIRSLLWDLSYFLPPWLLTPVLLLGLVLFATVAVQVGWPMWKRLKSRPAQRQPQPTAAPRNRRDAATTSLGHVDRLIERIQDDISRGSLQKERDRVAEELKRGDLVVVVFGTGSSGKTSLIRALLKEMVGDVGAPMGVTKTSRAYRLRLKGLERGLQLVDTPGILEAGDEGISREETARRRAVRADLLIVVVDGDLRASEYAVVTSLAGLGKRLLLVLNKRDLRGVDEEKRLLRVLRSRCQGQLNPADVVACSASPQSIPQPGRRPLQPLPDISDLLQRLAVVLHAEGEELIADNILLQCRSLDNRGRDLLNDQRSREAKRCIDGYSWMGAGIVAANPLPGVDLLSTAAVNAQMILEMAKIYGVEMSRDRAKDLALSLGQTLGKLGIVKGAMSLLGTSLSLSLPTLVLGQVLQGVVTAWLTRIAGSSFMRYFEQDQDWGDGGMQTVVQQAFELNRRELSLQRFLASAMRQVVEPLQQSAAGRLPPRPGPQQEGEASAPGHPEL is encoded by the coding sequence ATGAAACGCCAAACCCGGTTGGTCATCGGTCTCGCCGTTGCCTTTATGGCTCTCGTGCTGATCGGAGTTGCCGTTCAGACCATCCGCAGTCTGCTTTGGGATCTGAGTTACTTCCTGCCTCCCTGGTTGCTCACGCCGGTGCTGCTGCTGGGGCTCGTGCTGTTCGCCACCGTTGCAGTGCAAGTGGGTTGGCCGATGTGGAAACGCCTGAAATCGCGCCCCGCCCAACGCCAACCTCAACCCACCGCCGCTCCCCGGAATCGCCGGGATGCTGCGACCACCAGCCTCGGCCACGTGGATCGTCTGATCGAACGCATCCAGGACGACATCAGTCGCGGCAGCCTTCAGAAGGAACGTGACCGGGTCGCTGAGGAGCTGAAGCGAGGCGATCTGGTGGTTGTGGTGTTCGGCACTGGATCCAGCGGCAAGACATCGCTGATCCGCGCCCTGCTCAAAGAAATGGTTGGCGATGTGGGAGCGCCCATGGGCGTGACCAAAACCAGCCGCGCCTACCGCCTGCGTTTGAAAGGTCTGGAGCGTGGACTTCAGCTCGTGGACACCCCAGGAATCCTGGAAGCCGGAGACGAAGGCATCAGCCGGGAGGAAACAGCCCGTCGTCGGGCAGTTCGCGCCGATCTGTTGATCGTGGTGGTGGACGGAGACCTCCGAGCCTCGGAATACGCCGTCGTGACGTCGCTCGCCGGGCTCGGCAAACGGCTGCTCCTGGTGCTGAACAAGCGTGATTTACGCGGGGTTGACGAGGAGAAAAGGCTCCTGCGGGTGCTTCGCTCCCGTTGCCAGGGACAGCTCAACCCTGCTGATGTGGTGGCCTGCAGTGCCTCCCCTCAATCGATTCCTCAACCCGGGCGTCGCCCGCTGCAGCCGCTGCCTGACATCAGCGATCTGCTTCAGCGCCTCGCCGTTGTGCTGCACGCTGAGGGGGAGGAATTGATTGCCGACAACATCCTTTTGCAGTGCCGATCCCTCGACAACCGTGGGCGCGATCTGTTGAACGATCAGCGGTCTCGGGAAGCCAAACGCTGCATTGACGGCTACAGCTGGATGGGGGCGGGGATTGTCGCTGCCAACCCGCTGCCAGGGGTGGATCTGTTGAGCACCGCAGCGGTGAATGCCCAGATGATCCTGGAGATGGCCAAGATCTACGGGGTTGAAATGTCCCGTGATCGCGCCAAGGATCTGGCCCTGTCCCTTGGACAGACCCTGGGCAAGCTGGGCATCGTCAAAGGAGCGATGAGCTTGCTGGGCACCAGCCTGAGCCTGAGCTTGCCCACTTTGGTGCTGGGGCAGGTGCTCCAGGGGGTGGTGACCGCATGGCTCACCCGCATCGCCGGAAGCAGTTTCATGCGCTATTTCGAGCAGGACCAGGACTGGGGTGACGGCGGCATGCAGACCGTGGTGCAACAGGCCTTTGAGCTCAACCGACGGGAACTCTCCCTGCAGCGGTTTCTGGCCAGTGCCATGCGGCAAGTGGTTGAACCACTTCAACAATCGGCGGCGGGACGTCTTCCCCCCCGGCCAGGGCCTCAGCAGGAGGGGGAAGCATCGGCCCCCGGGCATCCAGAACTGTGA
- a CDS encoding pyridoxal-phosphate-dependent aminotransferase family protein, with the protein MATTNSLLPVDDRHRKAFAPIGTPDRLLLGPGPSNAHPTVLTALSRTPIGHLDPLYVDLMCEVQELLRYAWQTDNRLTLPMSGTGSAAMEATIANTVEPGDTVLVAVKGYFGLRLADMAGRYRAEVKTIEKPWGEWFSLDELEVALIEHKPAILAMVHAETSTGVCQPMEGVGDLCRKHDCLLLLDTVTSLGGVPLYIDEWKVDLAYSCSQKGLSCPPGLGPFTMGPRAEAKMTARQGKVPNWYLDVSLLNQYWGSDRVYHHTAPVNMNFGMREALRLLAEEGLDQAWARHRSNAEMLWTGLESLGLSMHVPAERRLPTLTTVRIPDGVDGKAFSQQLLNNHGIEVGGGLGSLAGKIWRIGLMGYNSTPENVNRLLNLFETELPRFSGSVAAAA; encoded by the coding sequence TTGGCGACGACGAACTCACTCCTTCCCGTTGACGATCGTCACCGCAAAGCCTTTGCACCGATCGGCACACCCGACCGCCTCCTGCTTGGACCAGGCCCCTCCAACGCCCATCCAACGGTTCTGACGGCTCTGTCGAGAACTCCGATTGGTCACCTTGATCCTCTCTATGTGGATCTGATGTGTGAGGTGCAGGAACTGCTGCGTTACGCCTGGCAGACCGACAACCGCCTCACACTTCCGATGAGCGGCACCGGCAGTGCTGCCATGGAAGCAACCATCGCCAACACCGTCGAGCCTGGAGACACCGTTCTGGTGGCGGTGAAGGGGTACTTCGGTCTGCGTCTGGCTGACATGGCCGGCCGCTACCGCGCTGAGGTGAAAACTATTGAGAAGCCCTGGGGTGAGTGGTTTTCTCTCGATGAGCTGGAAGTTGCCCTGATTGAGCACAAACCGGCCATCCTGGCGATGGTTCATGCCGAAACCTCCACGGGTGTCTGTCAACCCATGGAGGGCGTCGGCGATCTCTGCCGGAAGCATGATTGCCTTCTGCTGCTCGACACTGTCACTTCTCTGGGGGGTGTGCCGCTCTACATCGATGAGTGGAAAGTCGATCTCGCCTACAGCTGCAGCCAGAAGGGCCTGAGCTGCCCTCCCGGTCTCGGACCATTCACCATGGGTCCCCGTGCCGAGGCCAAGATGACAGCTCGTCAGGGCAAGGTTCCCAACTGGTATCTGGACGTCTCCTTGCTGAACCAGTACTGGGGCAGCGACCGCGTCTACCACCACACCGCGCCGGTCAACATGAACTTTGGCATGCGTGAGGCCCTGCGGCTGTTGGCTGAGGAAGGTCTCGACCAGGCCTGGGCACGCCATCGCAGCAATGCGGAGATGCTCTGGACCGGGCTGGAAAGTCTGGGCCTTTCGATGCATGTGCCGGCCGAGCGCCGACTCCCCACCCTCACCACGGTTCGCATTCCTGACGGTGTGGATGGCAAGGCCTTCAGCCAGCAACTGCTCAACAACCACGGCATTGAAGTTGGTGGTGGACTCGGCAGCCTGGCCGGCAAAATCTGGCGCATCGGCCTGATGGGGTACAACTCCACCCCTGAAAACGTGAACCGTCTGCTCAACCTGTTTGAGACAGAGCTGCCTCGCTTCAGCGGTTCCGTCGCCGCCGCTGCCTGA
- a CDS encoding nucleoside deaminase: MVLKGQRWTAVDQRVEITRWMDVLLQRAEGVGLEGEVPVAAVILDGQGRAIGHGRNRRENNRDPLGHAELVALQQAAIVQNDWRFNNCTLIVTLEPCPMCAGALVQARMGTVVFAASDPKRGGLGGSLDLSTHASAHHHMKVIQSVREPEAREQLERWFRQRRRRNR; encoded by the coding sequence ATGGTTCTCAAAGGACAACGTTGGACAGCGGTGGATCAGCGGGTTGAGATCACGCGCTGGATGGACGTACTGCTCCAGCGCGCGGAGGGGGTTGGATTGGAAGGAGAGGTGCCGGTGGCCGCTGTGATCCTGGATGGACAGGGGCGAGCCATCGGCCATGGACGTAACCGTCGCGAGAACAACAGGGATCCCCTCGGGCATGCCGAACTGGTGGCCTTACAACAGGCAGCGATCGTTCAGAACGACTGGAGATTCAACAACTGCACACTGATCGTCACCCTCGAACCCTGCCCCATGTGTGCGGGTGCCTTGGTGCAGGCCCGCATGGGAACAGTGGTGTTTGCGGCGTCAGATCCCAAGCGCGGTGGTCTGGGGGGGAGCCTTGATCTCTCAACCCATGCCAGTGCCCATCACCACATGAAGGTGATTCAGAGCGTGCGCGAGCCGGAGGCGAGGGAGCAGCTGGAGCGCTGGTTCAGGCAGCGGCGGCGACGGAACCGCTGA
- a CDS encoding class I SAM-dependent methyltransferase — translation MASTPLSKLAYQTLQQGKSIAGLAHKELSTKLMELLAPDAVPKTEPVSAEVLGELRLDMNKLQEQDWQDAEQGIYPEQLLFDAPWLDWVSRYPQVWIDLPSTWDRRRERNVRDLPKQTDKALYPEYYLQNFHHQTDGYLSDHSAGLYDLQVEILFNGTADAMRRRVLAPLKRGLKHFADRAPGSLKILDVATGTGRTLQQIRAAVPHAQLIGTDLSESYLRQANRWLNDGDASLVQLIRANGESLPLADESVQAVTSVFLLHELPAEARQNVLNEAWRVLEPGGVFVLADSVQMADSAKFASVMENFRRVFHEPYYRDYIGDDIDARLAASGFEGITAETHFMTRVWSARKPIAEAS, via the coding sequence ATGGCGTCAACGCCCCTGAGCAAGCTCGCGTACCAAACGCTTCAGCAAGGCAAAAGCATCGCGGGCCTGGCCCACAAGGAGCTGAGCACCAAGCTGATGGAGCTGTTGGCGCCGGATGCGGTGCCGAAAACAGAGCCCGTTTCCGCCGAAGTTCTCGGTGAGCTCCGGCTCGATATGAACAAGCTGCAGGAGCAGGACTGGCAGGACGCCGAACAGGGGATCTATCCAGAGCAGTTGTTGTTCGATGCACCCTGGCTCGATTGGGTCAGCCGCTACCCCCAGGTCTGGATTGACCTTCCCTCCACCTGGGATCGTCGTCGAGAACGCAACGTGCGCGATCTCCCCAAGCAAACCGACAAAGCGCTTTATCCCGAGTACTACCTCCAGAATTTTCACCATCAAACCGACGGCTACTTGAGTGATCACTCGGCTGGTCTTTACGACCTGCAGGTGGAGATCCTCTTCAATGGCACTGCCGATGCCATGCGACGCAGAGTTTTGGCTCCCTTGAAACGCGGCTTGAAACACTTCGCAGACCGTGCTCCGGGTTCCCTCAAAATTCTCGATGTGGCCACCGGCACCGGCCGGACCCTGCAGCAGATCCGCGCTGCTGTGCCCCACGCGCAGCTGATCGGAACCGATCTCTCCGAGTCGTACTTGCGTCAAGCCAACCGCTGGCTGAATGACGGTGATGCATCCCTGGTTCAGCTGATCCGTGCCAATGGCGAATCCCTGCCCTTGGCCGATGAATCTGTTCAGGCCGTCACCAGTGTGTTCCTGCTGCATGAACTGCCGGCAGAGGCCCGCCAGAACGTGCTGAACGAGGCCTGGCGTGTGCTCGAACCCGGCGGTGTTTTCGTGCTTGCCGACTCTGTGCAAATGGCTGATTCAGCCAAATTCGCCTCCGTGATGGAGAACTTCCGGCGGGTCTTCCATGAGCCCTATTATCGCGACTACATCGGCGACGACATCGACGCCCGCCTCGCTGCTTCAGGGTTCGAAGGCATCACCGCGGAAACCCATTTCATGACGCGGGTCTGGTCGGCACGCAAACCGATCGCAGAGGCCAGCTGA
- the glnA gene encoding type I glutamate--ammonia ligase — MSKSPQDVLRQIKDEGIELIDLKFTDLHGKWQHLTVCTDLLEEESFTEGLAFDGSSIRGWKGIQASDMAMVPDANTAWVDPFYKHKTLSMICSIQEPRTGQPYERCPRALAQRALNHLASTGLADMAFFGPEPEFFLFDDVRYNSAEGGSFYSVDTIEAGWNTGRIEEGGNLAYKIQVKEGYFPVAPNDTAQDIRSEMLLLMSQLGIPTEKHHHEVAGAGQHELGMKFAELIQAADNVMTYKYVVRNVAKKYGKTATFMPKPVFNDNGSGMHVHQSLWKGGQPLFFGEGTYANLSQTARWYIGGILKHAPAFLAFTNPTTNSYKRLVPGFEAPVNLVYSEGNRSAAVRIPLTGPSPKAKRLEFRSGDALANPYLAFSAMMMAGLDGIKNQIDPGDGEDRDLFELPAEELSKIATVPASLNGALEALNADRGFLTAGGVFSDDFIDNWIDLKYEEVQQLRQRPHPHEFTMYYDA, encoded by the coding sequence ATGTCGAAATCCCCCCAGGACGTCCTGCGCCAGATCAAGGACGAAGGCATCGAACTGATCGACCTCAAATTCACCGATCTGCACGGCAAGTGGCAGCACCTGACGGTCTGCACCGATCTGCTGGAGGAGGAGTCCTTCACGGAGGGCCTTGCTTTTGACGGCTCTTCCATTCGCGGCTGGAAGGGTATCCAGGCCTCCGACATGGCCATGGTGCCGGACGCCAACACCGCCTGGGTTGATCCCTTCTATAAGCACAAAACACTGAGCATGATTTGCTCGATTCAGGAGCCACGCACTGGCCAGCCCTACGAGCGCTGCCCCCGAGCCCTGGCTCAGCGGGCACTGAACCACCTGGCCAGCACCGGCCTAGCCGACATGGCCTTCTTCGGTCCGGAGCCGGAGTTCTTCCTCTTCGACGACGTCCGCTACAACTCGGCCGAAGGCGGTTCCTTCTACAGCGTTGACACGATCGAGGCGGGCTGGAACACCGGACGGATCGAAGAAGGCGGCAACCTCGCCTACAAGATCCAGGTGAAGGAGGGCTACTTTCCTGTCGCTCCCAACGACACCGCTCAGGACATCCGCTCCGAGATGCTCCTGCTGATGAGTCAGCTGGGTATTCCTACCGAGAAGCACCACCACGAGGTGGCCGGCGCGGGCCAACACGAACTCGGCATGAAATTTGCTGAGCTGATCCAGGCCGCCGACAACGTGATGACGTACAAGTACGTCGTGCGCAATGTGGCCAAGAAGTACGGCAAGACGGCCACCTTCATGCCCAAACCGGTCTTCAACGACAACGGCTCCGGCATGCACGTGCACCAGAGCCTCTGGAAGGGCGGACAGCCCCTGTTCTTCGGCGAAGGCACTTACGCCAACCTCTCGCAGACGGCCCGCTGGTACATCGGCGGCATCCTCAAGCACGCCCCCGCCTTCCTGGCCTTCACCAACCCCACCACCAACAGCTACAAGCGTCTGGTGCCCGGTTTCGAAGCCCCGGTGAACCTCGTCTACTCCGAGGGCAACCGCTCGGCTGCCGTGCGGATCCCGCTCACCGGCCCGAGCCCGAAGGCCAAGCGCCTCGAGTTCCGTTCCGGCGATGCCCTCGCCAACCCATATCTGGCCTTCAGCGCCATGATGATGGCCGGTCTAGACGGCATCAAGAACCAGATCGATCCTGGCGATGGCGAAGATCGCGACCTGTTCGAACTTCCGGCTGAAGAGCTCTCGAAGATCGCCACAGTCCCCGCATCCCTCAACGGTGCCCTGGAAGCGTTGAATGCCGATCGCGGCTTCCTCACCGCCGGTGGTGTGTTCAGCGACGACTTCATCGACAACTGGATCGACCTGAAGTACGAGGAGGTGCAGCAGCTGCGCCAGCGGCCGCACCCCCACGAATTCACCATGTACTACGACGCCTGA
- the lspA gene encoding signal peptidase II: protein MTRPLPRRSTLLIALLIVVVDQLSKAAASSALQRGQSLPLLPHLLSLQLVHNTGAAFSVLQGSTALLGLLSLGVGIGLILWIWRERVLPFWQALAAAALLGGTVGNGIDRWRLGHVVDFLALEPIDFPIFNAADVAINLAVLCFAIDLWNRRGDSSLRDNSRG, encoded by the coding sequence ATGACGAGACCACTTCCGCGTCGCTCAACCCTGCTGATTGCCCTGCTCATCGTGGTGGTGGATCAGCTGAGCAAAGCGGCGGCCTCCAGCGCTTTGCAAAGGGGCCAATCCCTGCCCCTTCTGCCGCATCTGCTGTCGCTGCAATTGGTTCACAACACCGGCGCAGCCTTCAGTGTTCTGCAGGGCTCCACTGCACTGCTTGGGCTGCTCAGTTTGGGGGTGGGCATCGGGCTGATCCTGTGGATCTGGCGTGAGCGGGTGCTGCCCTTCTGGCAGGCCCTCGCCGCTGCTGCGCTTCTGGGCGGCACCGTGGGCAATGGGATTGACCGTTGGCGCCTGGGTCATGTGGTGGATTTTCTGGCGCTCGAACCGATCGATTTCCCGATCTTCAACGCTGCGGATGTCGCCATCAATCTCGCAGTGCTCTGCTTTGCCATCGACCTATGGAATCGCCGGGGTGACAGCAGCCTTCGTGACAACAGCCGTGGCTGA
- a CDS encoding GUN4 domain-containing protein — protein sequence MLSGSTPATKLSVDQLLDRFAKGTPRQRRPLINQIETRSEELAAVGSDLLSGFDPAGDDWAAGWILQVLQRHQPDAVTALIPSSDQGWWTTDSGVGLDYGPLQQELLEENFEEADRVTSQCLRELAGDAAVKRGYVYFTEVAPMSGVDLVSLDRLWTVYSQGRFGFTAQSQLLSALDGRYERLWPRIGWKCDGVWTRYPGAFTWSIEAPEGHMPLINQLRGVRLMDSLLNHPALVARRS from the coding sequence ATGCTCTCCGGTTCCACACCCGCCACCAAACTCAGCGTTGATCAGCTGCTGGATCGTTTCGCGAAGGGAACACCTCGCCAGCGCCGTCCGCTGATCAATCAGATCGAAACCCGCTCCGAGGAGTTGGCTGCGGTGGGCTCGGACCTTCTCTCTGGTTTCGACCCCGCCGGTGATGACTGGGCTGCCGGTTGGATCTTGCAGGTGTTGCAGCGCCACCAGCCCGATGCCGTCACTGCTCTGATCCCGTCGTCCGATCAAGGCTGGTGGACCACTGATTCCGGGGTTGGCCTGGATTACGGGCCGCTGCAGCAGGAGCTTCTCGAAGAGAACTTTGAAGAGGCGGATCGCGTCACCAGCCAGTGCCTGCGCGAATTGGCCGGTGATGCCGCCGTGAAACGGGGCTACGTCTACTTCACAGAAGTTGCGCCGATGTCAGGCGTTGATCTGGTCAGTCTTGATCGGCTCTGGACGGTGTATTCCCAAGGTCGCTTCGGCTTTACAGCCCAGTCCCAGTTGCTGTCAGCCCTTGATGGGCGTTACGAACGTCTTTGGCCCCGAATTGGCTGGAAATGCGATGGCGTCTGGACGCGTTATCCCGGTGCCTTCACCTGGTCCATCGAGGCTCCAGAGGGACACATGCCGTTGATCAATCAGCTCCGTGGCGTTCGCCTGATGGATTCCCTGTTGAATCATCCGGCACTTGTGGCCCGCAGATCCTGA
- a CDS encoding pyridoxal phosphate-dependent decarboxylase family protein produces the protein MQACSESQYPPDRLAPFAIPSATDPVLMDFLHRSSDLLCRWIGSADRSSPVPVMRPLPDVAPGAQGASVESLLSDLQQVMDGAYQPSHPGALAHLDPPPLTASIAAELVCAGLNNNLLAEELSPGLTGLEHDLCRWFCHRIGLPSGSGGVLASGGTLSNLMALVAARAALGSTHRDPVLLCSQDAHVSINKAAKVMGLADDALQTLPVAADGGLCLEALAERLWSLQADGRPCLAVVATAGTTVRGAIDPLSDLATLCRDAEVWLHVDAAIGGVFALGSTHASLMDGMELADSITLNPQKLLGITKASSLLLLRDRTRLRQAFSTGLPYMEAPKGMDHGGEIGLQGTRPAEILKLWLGLRQLGEAGIDATLSGALQRRTAFAAHLDPEKFTLLAGDLHLLAFHPRHGEVAAAGRWSEDTRRMLLSHGYMLSRPFYGDRFCLKAVFGNPHTTAQHLSDLSERLNQSLVPA, from the coding sequence TTGCAAGCCTGTTCCGAGTCTCAGTACCCACCGGATCGGCTTGCTCCGTTCGCCATTCCCTCGGCTACAGACCCGGTGCTGATGGACTTCCTGCATCGCAGTTCAGATCTGCTCTGCCGTTGGATCGGCTCCGCTGATCGATCAAGCCCGGTCCCCGTCATGCGCCCCTTGCCTGACGTGGCCCCGGGGGCTCAGGGGGCCAGCGTTGAATCGCTGCTCAGCGACCTTCAGCAGGTGATGGACGGGGCGTATCAGCCGTCCCATCCCGGTGCTCTGGCCCATCTCGATCCGCCCCCGCTTACAGCGTCCATCGCGGCGGAATTGGTCTGTGCCGGTCTCAACAACAACCTCCTGGCCGAGGAGCTTTCGCCTGGTCTGACCGGCTTGGAACATGACCTCTGCCGTTGGTTCTGCCACAGGATTGGCTTGCCCTCCGGTTCCGGAGGGGTGCTGGCCAGCGGCGGGACCCTGAGCAATCTCATGGCCTTGGTGGCGGCACGGGCGGCGCTGGGGTCCACCCATCGGGATCCTGTGCTGCTGTGCAGCCAAGACGCCCACGTCTCGATCAACAAAGCCGCAAAGGTGATGGGGCTGGCGGATGATGCGCTCCAGACGCTTCCCGTGGCCGCGGACGGAGGCCTTTGCCTCGAGGCTTTGGCCGAGCGTTTGTGGTCCCTGCAAGCGGATGGGCGGCCGTGTCTGGCGGTGGTGGCCACGGCCGGCACCACGGTGCGCGGAGCCATCGATCCTCTCTCGGATCTGGCAACCCTCTGCCGTGATGCCGAGGTCTGGCTGCATGTGGATGCCGCCATCGGTGGTGTTTTTGCACTGGGTTCCACCCACGCATCACTGATGGATGGCATGGAACTGGCCGATTCGATCACGCTGAATCCTCAGAAATTGCTTGGCATCACCAAGGCGTCATCCCTGCTGTTGCTGCGGGATCGAACCCGTCTCCGTCAGGCCTTTTCCACAGGATTGCCCTACATGGAGGCGCCCAAAGGGATGGATCACGGCGGGGAGATCGGCTTGCAGGGCACCCGACCTGCGGAGATCCTCAAGCTTTGGCTGGGTCTGCGTCAGTTGGGCGAGGCAGGCATCGATGCGACGCTCAGCGGCGCGTTGCAACGGCGAACAGCCTTCGCAGCCCACTTGGATCCAGAGAAGTTCACGTTGTTGGCGGGTGACCTGCACCTGCTGGCCTTCCATCCCAGACACGGGGAGGTTGCTGCAGCCGGCCGTTGGAGTGAAGACACCCGGCGAATGCTGCTGTCGCACGGCTACATGCTGTCGCGACCCTTCTACGGCGATCGTTTCTGCCTCAAGGCGGTTTTTGGAAACCCCCACACCACGGCTCAGCACCTCAGCGACTTGTCGGAACGACTGAATCAATCGCTGGTTCCAGCCTGA
- a CDS encoding allophycocyanin subunit beta: MRDAISGLIGRYDQLGRYFDRPAIDSINAYLDESALRIQAVELINGSSAEIVREASQRLFRDEPDLLLPGGNAYTTRRLAACLRDMDYFLRYASYALVAGDSTILNERVLNGLDDTYKSLGVPTGPTVRSIVLLGEVVSEMLLAKGAASDQLATVLQPFDHLAKGLGETNVRQR; this comes from the coding sequence ATGCGCGATGCAATCAGCGGTCTGATCGGTCGCTACGACCAGCTGGGTCGTTACTTCGATCGTCCAGCCATCGACAGCATCAATGCGTATCTGGATGAATCCGCGCTGCGGATTCAGGCCGTTGAGCTGATCAACGGTTCCTCGGCCGAGATTGTGCGTGAGGCCAGCCAGCGCCTGTTCCGGGATGAACCCGACCTGCTGCTGCCCGGTGGCAACGCCTACACCACTCGCCGGCTCGCCGCCTGCCTGCGGGATATGGATTACTTCCTCCGTTACGCCAGTTACGCCCTGGTGGCCGGTGACTCCACAATCCTCAATGAGCGTGTACTGAACGGGCTCGACGACACCTATAAAAGCCTGGGGGTTCCCACCGGCCCAACGGTCCGCAGCATAGTTCTGTTGGGAGAGGTTGTTTCCGAGATGCTTCTGGCCAAAGGCGCTGCGTCCGATCAGCTCGCCACCGTTCTTCAGCCGTTCGACCATCTGGCCAAGGGGCTCGGCGAAACCAACGTGCGCCAACGCTGA
- a CDS encoding DUF6439 family protein, protein MTSTDAPWPASATAKAEELHQLLRIGDREWHQLKSNRQRRGAELLAAAMVQLLRQGNSADVENLTQQALGWVRGELKDPGCPRH, encoded by the coding sequence ATGACTTCAACCGACGCCCCATGGCCTGCTTCCGCCACAGCCAAGGCGGAAGAACTGCATCAATTGCTCCGCATCGGCGATCGGGAGTGGCATCAACTGAAGAGCAACCGACAGCGGCGTGGAGCTGAGTTACTCGCTGCAGCGATGGTGCAACTGCTCCGCCAAGGAAATAGCGCCGACGTGGAGAACCTGACCCAACAGGCGCTCGGGTGGGTTAGAGGAGAACTGAAGGATCCGGGCTGTCCGCGTCACTGA